One genomic region from Vannielia litorea encodes:
- a CDS encoding RrF2 family transcriptional regulator, producing the protein MRLTTRTNLAMRVLMFCACHPGKLHRSADIALACNVSVNHLMQVVPVLNRLGYIQATRGRSGGVRLATLPERVSVGEVFRRFEAALPFAECFEGAENTCPLTASCRLRPALFKALDAFYAALDTVNLADLIDGNTGLEELFTHTAASAPTPRCAQAPQVDR; encoded by the coding sequence ATGCGTCTGACGACACGAACAAATCTTGCCATGCGGGTGCTGATGTTCTGCGCCTGCCACCCCGGAAAATTGCATCGGTCCGCCGATATCGCGCTGGCCTGCAATGTTTCGGTCAACCACCTGATGCAGGTCGTACCGGTGCTGAACCGGCTGGGATACATCCAAGCAACGCGCGGGCGCTCCGGGGGTGTCAGGCTTGCGACCTTGCCTGAGCGTGTCAGCGTGGGCGAAGTGTTCCGCCGCTTCGAAGCGGCTCTGCCCTTTGCCGAGTGTTTCGAAGGAGCAGAAAACACCTGCCCGCTGACGGCCTCATGCCGCCTTCGGCCCGCCCTGTTCAAGGCGCTGGACGCCTTCTATGCGGCGCTGGACACGGTGAACTTGGCAGACCTGATCGACGGCAACACCGGGTTGGAAGAGCTTTTCACCCATACGGCCGCGAGTGCGCCCACGCCGCGCTGCGCACAGGCGCCGCAAGTGGACAGATAG
- the betC gene encoding choline-sulfatase, whose product MSRPNFLIIMVDQLNGTLFPDGPADWLHAPNLKRLAARSTRFRNGYTASPLCAPGRASFMSGQLPSVTGVYDNAAEFPSDLPTYAHHLRRAGYQTCLSGKMHFVGPDQMHGFEERLTTDIYPADFGWTPDYRKPGERIDWWYHNMGSVTGAGVAEISNQMEYDDEVAYHATRKLYDLARGHDERPWCLTVSFTHPHDPYVARKRFWDLYEECEHLAPEVGAFEYEEQDPHSKRIFDANDWRSFDITEEDIRRSRRAYFANISYLDEKVGELLDVLEATRQEATILFVSDHGDMLGERGLWFKMNFYEGSARVPVMIASPEMAPGLVEAPVSNIDICPTLCDLAGVSMEEVMPWTAGESLKPLGQGAERQSAVAMEYAAEASYAPLVSLRKGRYKLNLCALDPDQLFDLEADPHELTNLAGDPAHTEAYEALKAEAAARWDLKRFDDEVRRSQARRWVVYEALRNGEYYPWDYQPLQKASERFMRNHMDLNTVEEDARFPRGE is encoded by the coding sequence ATGAGCCGCCCCAATTTTCTCATCATCATGGTCGATCAGCTGAACGGCACGCTCTTCCCCGACGGGCCGGCGGACTGGCTCCACGCCCCCAATCTCAAGCGGCTGGCGGCGCGGTCGACGCGGTTCAGGAACGGTTACACCGCCTCGCCGCTGTGCGCGCCCGGGCGGGCGAGCTTCATGTCCGGCCAGCTTCCGTCGGTGACCGGCGTCTATGACAACGCCGCAGAGTTCCCCTCCGACCTGCCGACCTATGCCCACCACCTGCGCCGCGCGGGCTATCAGACCTGCCTCAGCGGCAAGATGCACTTTGTCGGACCGGACCAGATGCACGGGTTCGAGGAGCGGCTGACGACCGATATCTACCCCGCCGATTTTGGCTGGACCCCGGACTACCGCAAACCCGGCGAGCGGATCGACTGGTGGTATCATAACATGGGCTCGGTGACCGGTGCGGGCGTGGCCGAAATTTCCAACCAGATGGAATATGACGACGAGGTTGCCTACCACGCCACGCGCAAGCTCTACGATCTGGCACGCGGGCATGACGAGCGCCCTTGGTGCCTGACAGTGAGCTTCACCCATCCGCATGACCCCTACGTGGCCCGCAAGCGCTTCTGGGATTTGTATGAGGAGTGCGAGCATCTGGCGCCAGAGGTTGGGGCCTTCGAGTACGAGGAGCAGGACCCGCACTCAAAACGGATCTTCGACGCGAACGACTGGCGCAGCTTCGACATCACCGAAGAGGATATCCGCCGCTCCCGTCGTGCCTATTTCGCCAATATCTCCTACCTCGACGAGAAAGTGGGGGAGCTTCTGGACGTGCTGGAAGCAACCCGGCAGGAGGCCACGATCCTTTTTGTCTCCGACCACGGTGACATGCTCGGAGAGCGCGGCCTCTGGTTCAAGATGAACTTCTACGAGGGCTCCGCACGGGTTCCGGTCATGATCGCCTCGCCCGAGATGGCGCCGGGGCTGGTCGAGGCCCCGGTCAGCAACATCGACATCTGCCCCACCCTCTGCGACCTCGCCGGCGTGAGCATGGAAGAGGTCATGCCCTGGACGGCGGGCGAAAGCCTCAAGCCCCTCGGCCAAGGCGCAGAGCGGCAAAGCGCGGTTGCGATGGAATACGCCGCCGAGGCCAGCTACGCGCCGCTCGTCTCGCTCCGCAAGGGTCGCTACAAGCTGAACCTCTGCGCCCTCGACCCCGATCAGCTCTTCGACCTTGAGGCCGACCCGCACGAGCTGACCAACCTCGCAGGTGACCCGGCGCACACCGAGGCTTACGAGGCTCTCAAAGCAGAGGCTGCCGCGCGCTGGGATCTCAAACGGTTCGACGATGAAGTGCGCCGGTCTCAAGCCCGTCGCTGGGTTGTCTACGAGGCGCTCCGCAACGGCGAATACTACCCGTGGGATTACCAGCCGCTCCAGAAGGCCTCCGAGCGCTTCATGCGCAACCACATGGATCTGAATACTGTCGAAGAAGACGCCCGCTTTCCGCGCGGCGAGTGA
- the betI gene encoding choline-responsive transcriptional repressor BetI — protein MSVEPKRRAQLVEATIHEIGANGSLDVTVGKIAKRAGVSAALAFHYFGDKDQLFLAAMRHVLSVYAAEVRGALLVSDGPRERLEGILRASFSSCNFRAEVISAWLNFYVLARRNEEARRLLSVYHRRLRSNLVHDLRPLAEQEATEIAERIGAVVDGLYLRYASNPDDMTGQTATDHALATLANELGALA, from the coding sequence ATGAGCGTGGAACCCAAACGCAGAGCCCAGTTGGTGGAGGCGACGATACATGAGATCGGCGCGAATGGCTCGCTCGATGTGACGGTTGGCAAGATTGCCAAGCGCGCAGGCGTCTCGGCAGCGCTGGCCTTTCATTACTTCGGCGACAAGGACCAGCTTTTCCTCGCGGCCATGCGTCATGTGCTCAGCGTATATGCCGCCGAGGTCCGGGGTGCCCTGCTGGTGTCGGACGGGCCACGCGAACGGCTTGAGGGCATTCTGCGGGCCAGCTTCTCAAGCTGCAATTTCCGCGCCGAGGTAATCTCGGCATGGCTCAACTTCTACGTTCTGGCCCGCCGGAACGAAGAGGCCCGGCGCCTTCTTTCGGTCTATCACAGGCGGCTCCGCTCGAACCTCGTGCATGACCTGCGCCCGCTGGCGGAACAGGAGGCCACCGAGATCGCCGAGCGCATCGGCGCGGTCGTCGATGGACTCTACCTTCGCTACGCCTCCAACCCCGATGACATGACCGGCCAGACCGCGACCGACCATGCCCTCGCCACTTTGGCCAATGAACTCGGAGCCCTGGCATGA
- the betB gene encoding betaine-aldehyde dehydrogenase: MTYETQPKASHYVNGAYLEDKKGEVIKVIYPATGEVIAKVHAATPAVIDAALAAATKAQKVWAAMTGRERGRILTDAARLMRERNRELSVLETYDTGKPMQETLVADATSGADALEYFGGIAGSLTGEHIQLGEDWVYTIREPLGVCVGIGAWNYPTQIACWKSAPALACGNAMVFKPSETTPLCALKVAEILTEAGAPPGLFNVVQGMGEVGSRLVTDPRVAKVSLTGSVPTGRKVYAAAAGEMKHVTMELGGKSPLIVFDDADLDNAVSGAINGNFYSSGQVCSNGTRVFVQRGIKGAFLARLAERLKDAVIGDPMNEATNFGPMVSARQMEIVEGYIKKGVAEGARLVAGGKRLDREGFFLAPTVFADVKDEMTIAREEIFGPVMAVLDFKNEAEVITRANDTAFGLSAGVFTRDISRAHRVIGQLKAGSCFINSYNDAPVEAPFGGVKASGVGRENSKAAIEHYSQLKSVYVRMGDVEAAF, translated from the coding sequence ATGACTTACGAAACACAGCCCAAAGCCAGCCACTACGTGAACGGCGCCTATCTCGAAGACAAGAAGGGCGAGGTGATCAAGGTGATCTACCCTGCCACCGGTGAGGTGATTGCCAAGGTCCACGCCGCCACGCCCGCCGTCATCGACGCCGCGCTGGCGGCGGCAACCAAGGCGCAGAAGGTTTGGGCCGCGATGACCGGCCGCGAGCGGGGCCGCATTCTGACCGATGCAGCGCGGCTCATGCGCGAGCGCAACCGCGAGCTATCGGTGCTCGAAACCTACGACACCGGCAAGCCCATGCAGGAAACTCTCGTGGCCGACGCGACCTCTGGTGCCGATGCTCTGGAGTACTTCGGTGGCATCGCTGGCAGCCTGACGGGCGAACACATCCAGCTGGGCGAGGATTGGGTCTACACAATCCGCGAGCCGCTCGGCGTTTGCGTCGGCATCGGTGCGTGGAACTACCCTACCCAGATCGCCTGCTGGAAGAGCGCGCCCGCACTCGCCTGCGGCAACGCGATGGTGTTCAAACCGTCTGAAACGACGCCGCTCTGCGCCCTCAAAGTGGCCGAGATCCTCACAGAGGCTGGCGCACCTCCGGGCCTTTTCAACGTGGTGCAGGGCATGGGCGAAGTGGGTTCGCGGCTCGTGACGGACCCGCGGGTCGCCAAGGTCTCGCTCACCGGTTCCGTGCCCACCGGCCGCAAGGTCTATGCCGCGGCAGCAGGCGAGATGAAGCACGTCACGATGGAACTGGGCGGCAAATCCCCCCTCATCGTCTTCGACGACGCCGATCTCGACAACGCGGTGAGCGGCGCGATCAACGGCAACTTCTATTCCTCCGGTCAGGTCTGCTCCAACGGCACGCGAGTCTTTGTGCAGCGCGGCATCAAGGGCGCCTTCCTCGCCCGTCTCGCCGAACGGCTGAAAGACGCGGTCATTGGCGACCCGATGAACGAGGCGACCAACTTCGGCCCGATGGTCAGCGCCCGCCAGATGGAGATCGTGGAAGGCTACATCAAGAAGGGTGTGGCAGAGGGCGCGCGGCTCGTTGCGGGCGGCAAGCGGCTGGACCGGGAAGGCTTCTTCCTCGCCCCCACCGTCTTTGCCGATGTGAAAGACGAGATGACCATCGCGCGAGAAGAGATCTTTGGCCCGGTCATGGCCGTCCTCGACTTCAAGAACGAGGCAGAAGTGATCACCCGCGCCAATGATACGGCTTTCGGCCTCTCTGCCGGTGTTTTTACCCGCGACATCAGCCGCGCTCACCGAGTCATAGGTCAGCTGAAGGCCGGAAGCTGCTTCATCAACTCCTACAATGACGCCCCGGTCGAGGCCCCCTTCGGCGGGGTCAAGGCCTCCGGCGTCGGGCGGGAGAACTCCAAGGCGGCCATCGAGCACTACAGCCAGCTGAAATCTGTCTACGTCCGTATGGGCGATGTCGAGGCCGCCTTCTGA
- the choX gene encoding choline ABC transporter substrate-binding protein, whose translation MKTTAAVSALAICAASAAWAQCDTVVMSDVGWTDITTTTATAKHVLEGLGYDVDVKILSVPVTFASLESDDVDVFLGNWMPAQSGAIGPYIESGEIEAINVNLEGTKYTLAVPTYTFEKGLQSYADIAKFAESLDNKIYGIEPGNEGNGYLVSLIEENKMGLGDAEMEVIESSEQGMLAQVDRAYKDEQDIVFLGWEPHPMNANFSLKYLPGGEDFFGGEGVVHTVTRKGYSEECPNLGKLFANMDFTLEMENGIMGQILDDGADPADATEEWLKANADVLDTWLEGVTAKDGGDAKAAVSAALGL comes from the coding sequence ATGAAAACCACCGCAGCCGTTTCCGCGCTTGCCATCTGCGCCGCCTCCGCGGCCTGGGCCCAGTGCGATACCGTCGTCATGTCTGACGTGGGCTGGACCGACATCACCACCACCACGGCCACTGCCAAGCATGTGCTCGAGGGGCTGGGCTACGACGTGGATGTAAAGATCCTCTCGGTGCCCGTGACCTTCGCCTCGCTTGAGAGCGACGACGTGGATGTGTTCTTGGGCAACTGGATGCCGGCGCAGTCCGGCGCCATCGGCCCCTACATCGAGTCGGGCGAGATCGAGGCGATCAACGTGAACCTCGAAGGCACGAAGTACACGCTCGCAGTGCCGACCTACACCTTCGAGAAAGGTCTGCAGAGCTACGCCGATATCGCCAAGTTCGCCGAATCGCTCGACAACAAGATCTACGGCATCGAGCCGGGCAACGAGGGAAACGGCTACCTCGTGTCGCTCATCGAAGAGAACAAGATGGGCCTCGGTGATGCCGAGATGGAAGTGATCGAAAGCTCCGAGCAGGGCATGCTGGCGCAGGTCGATCGCGCCTACAAAGACGAGCAGGATATCGTCTTCCTCGGCTGGGAACCCCACCCGATGAATGCGAACTTCTCGCTCAAGTACCTGCCCGGCGGCGAAGACTTCTTTGGCGGTGAGGGCGTGGTGCACACCGTGACCCGCAAGGGCTACTCCGAAGAGTGCCCGAACCTCGGCAAGCTCTTCGCCAACATGGATTTCACGCTCGAGATGGAAAACGGCATCATGGGCCAGATCCTTGATGATGGTGCCGATCCGGCGGATGCCACCGAAGAGTGGCTGAAGGCGAATGCCGATGTGCTCGACACCTGGCTCGAGGGTGTGACCGCCAAGGATGGCGGTGACGCAAAGGCCGCCGTCAGCGCCGCGCTGGGGCTCTGA
- the rpiB gene encoding ribose 5-phosphate isomerase B, with translation MTASKRIVLSSDHAAIELRQAVAAHVAEKGWEVEDIGPVTTESTHYPLHGKAAAEKVASGDCALGIILCGTGQGIMMAANKVPGIRCGVCSDTFSARMIRQHNDANILSIGARVVGEGLALDIVDAFLDAEFEGGRHATRVKMIEG, from the coding sequence ATGACCGCCAGCAAACGTATCGTCCTGTCCAGCGACCACGCCGCCATCGAGCTGCGTCAGGCCGTGGCCGCCCATGTGGCCGAGAAGGGCTGGGAGGTGGAGGACATCGGGCCGGTGACGACCGAAAGCACCCACTATCCGCTGCACGGCAAGGCTGCGGCCGAAAAGGTCGCCTCGGGCGACTGCGCACTTGGCATCATTCTTTGTGGTACGGGGCAGGGGATCATGATGGCGGCCAACAAGGTGCCCGGGATCCGCTGTGGTGTGTGCTCCGACACCTTCTCCGCCCGCATGATCCGCCAGCACAACGACGCCAACATCCTCTCGATCGGTGCTCGCGTGGTCGGAGAGGGGCTGGCGTTGGATATCGTCGATGCCTTCCTAGATGCCGAGTTCGAGGGCGGGCGGCATGCGACCCGGGTGAAAATGATCGAGGGCTGA
- the choV gene encoding choline ABC transporter ATP-binding protein yields the protein MTTAVKIDNVSIVFGEHPERALPLMDAGQERGEIQQETGQVLGVHNCSLDVKEGEILVLMGLSGSGKSTLLRAVNGLNPVVRGAVHVNDGQSMVDVTNADKPTLRRIRMHHVAMVFQQFGLLPWRTVRENVGLGLELAGMPRTEANARIDTQLDLVGLTDWAERKVGELSGGMQQRVGLARAFATEAPILLMDEPFSALDPLIRTKLQDELLELQQRLKRTIIFVSHDLDEAFKLGNQISIMEGGRIVQTGAPQDIFRDPKNDYVAEFVQHMNPLGVLRARDLMQPATGSPAVTIDADSLVRDGLETVTAQAEPVGVVENGTLVGQLSKDDILMGLAAREVTPVS from the coding sequence ATGACCACCGCTGTGAAAATCGACAACGTCTCCATTGTGTTCGGCGAACACCCCGAGCGTGCTCTGCCGCTTATGGATGCGGGTCAGGAACGAGGTGAGATTCAGCAGGAGACTGGCCAGGTTCTGGGCGTTCACAATTGCTCGCTGGATGTGAAAGAGGGCGAGATCCTCGTTTTGATGGGGCTCTCCGGCTCGGGGAAATCCACGCTGCTGCGGGCCGTCAATGGGCTCAATCCCGTGGTGCGCGGCGCCGTTCACGTGAATGACGGGCAAAGCATGGTCGACGTGACCAACGCCGACAAACCCACGCTCCGGCGTATTCGCATGCACCACGTCGCGATGGTGTTCCAGCAGTTTGGGCTGCTGCCATGGCGGACGGTGCGCGAAAACGTTGGCCTGGGGTTGGAACTGGCAGGGATGCCCCGTACCGAGGCAAACGCGCGGATCGACACTCAGCTCGACCTCGTCGGGCTGACCGACTGGGCAGAACGCAAGGTGGGCGAGCTCTCGGGCGGGATGCAGCAGCGCGTGGGCCTTGCCCGCGCTTTCGCCACCGAAGCGCCGATCCTGCTGATGGACGAGCCTTTCTCGGCGCTCGACCCGCTCATTCGGACCAAGCTGCAAGACGAACTGCTGGAGCTTCAACAGAGGCTGAAGCGCACCATCATCTTCGTCAGCCACGACCTCGACGAGGCCTTCAAACTCGGCAACCAGATCTCGATCATGGAAGGCGGACGGATCGTACAGACGGGCGCGCCGCAGGACATTTTCCGCGATCCCAAGAACGATTATGTGGCCGAGTTCGTCCAGCACATGAACCCCCTCGGGGTGCTCAGGGCTCGTGATCTGATGCAGCCGGCCACCGGCTCACCTGCCGTTACCATCGACGCCGACAGCCTCGTGCGTGACGGGTTGGAGACGGTGACGGCACAGGCTGAGCCAGTGGGGGTCGTGGAAAACGGCACGCTGGTCGGGCAACTCTCGAAGGACGATATCCTGATGGGGCTGGCCGCGCGTGAGGTCACCCCGGTGAGCTGA
- the choW gene encoding choline ABC transporter permease subunit, whose translation MEDWLEDYKIPVGKGAKVVFDWIRDHGEVLLDGFASIMETMIDAILWIMQEPPAILVIAAFVAATWFLQKSWKICLFVFVGFLFILNQGYWDETTESLTLVLSACLVCMAIGVPIGIACAHRPKLYTYLRPVLDLMQTLPTFVYLIPAIVFFGIGMVPGLIATVIFVLPAPIRLTYLGVASTPQALLEAARAFGATPRQTLWKVELPYAFPQIMAGLNQTIMLSLSMVVIAALVGANGLGVPVMRALGQVNTALGFESGFVIVVVAIMLDRMLNVGARK comes from the coding sequence GTGGAAGACTGGCTGGAAGATTACAAGATACCCGTGGGCAAGGGCGCCAAGGTCGTGTTCGACTGGATCCGCGATCACGGTGAGGTGCTGCTGGACGGCTTTGCCTCGATCATGGAGACGATGATCGACGCCATCTTGTGGATCATGCAGGAGCCTCCTGCGATTCTCGTCATCGCCGCCTTCGTTGCGGCCACATGGTTCCTTCAGAAAAGCTGGAAGATCTGCCTCTTCGTTTTCGTCGGCTTCCTCTTCATTCTCAATCAGGGCTACTGGGATGAAACCACTGAAAGCCTGACGCTGGTGCTCTCGGCCTGCCTCGTCTGTATGGCCATCGGCGTGCCCATCGGCATTGCCTGCGCGCACCGGCCCAAGCTCTACACTTATCTGCGCCCGGTGTTGGACCTCATGCAGACCCTGCCGACCTTCGTTTACCTGATCCCAGCCATCGTGTTCTTCGGCATCGGCATGGTGCCGGGCCTGATCGCCACGGTGATCTTCGTGCTGCCCGCGCCGATCCGGCTGACCTATCTCGGCGTCGCCTCTACCCCGCAGGCGCTGCTGGAGGCAGCACGTGCCTTTGGCGCGACACCCCGGCAGACACTTTGGAAGGTCGAACTCCCCTACGCTTTCCCGCAGATCATGGCGGGCCTGAACCAGACCATCATGCTCTCGCTTTCCATGGTCGTTATCGCCGCCCTCGTGGGGGCCAACGGCCTTGGTGTTCCGGTGATGCGGGCGCTGGGGCAGGTGAACACGGCGCTGGGCTTCGAGAGCGGCTTCGTGATCGTCGTTGTTGCCATCATGCTTGATCGGATGTTGAACGTGGGGGCGCGCAAATGA
- the betA gene encoding choline dehydrogenase, giving the protein MQAEYVIVGAGSAGCAMAARLSEAGRKVLVIEHGGSDWGPFINMPGALSYPMNMSRYDWGFQSEPEPHLGGRRMATPRGKVIGGSSSINGMIYVRGHARDFDHWRDEGAEGWGYADVLPYFKRMEHWHDGGHGGDPAWRGTDGPLHVTRGARMNPLVKAFVEAGVQAGYPRTGDYNGEQQEGFGPYDMTVWRGERWSAAKAYLKPALKGPNCELVRAFARRVVIENGRAVGVEVERGGKVEVVRAEAEVILAASSINSPKLLMLSGIGPASHLADHGIEVVADRAGVGQNLQDHLELYVQYASAQPVSLYRYWNLLGKAYVGARWLFTRSGPGASNQFESAGFIRSDAGVDYPDIQFHFLPIAVRYDGQASPEGHGFQAHVGPMRSPSRGEITLKSANPADAPRIFFNYMSEEQDWVDFRRCIRLTRELFRQEAFRPFVKHEIQPGDAAQSDEALDEVIREHAESAYHPCGTARMGLVDDPRSVVDPECRVIGVDGLRLADSSIFPRITNGNLNAPSIMVGEKAADHILGRTPLPPQNVQPWMHPAWETAQR; this is encoded by the coding sequence ATGCAGGCCGAATACGTCATTGTCGGCGCAGGCAGCGCGGGCTGCGCCATGGCGGCGCGGCTCTCGGAAGCCGGCCGCAAGGTGCTGGTGATCGAGCACGGCGGTTCTGACTGGGGGCCGTTCATCAACATGCCCGGCGCACTCAGCTACCCAATGAACATGTCGCGCTACGACTGGGGCTTTCAGTCCGAGCCAGAGCCCCACTTGGGCGGGCGCCGGATGGCCACGCCGCGCGGCAAGGTGATCGGCGGGTCGTCCTCCATCAACGGCATGATCTACGTGCGCGGCCATGCCCGTGACTTCGATCACTGGCGCGATGAAGGCGCCGAGGGCTGGGGCTATGCCGATGTGCTACCCTACTTCAAGCGGATGGAACACTGGCACGATGGCGGCCACGGCGGCGATCCGGCCTGGCGCGGCACCGACGGCCCGTTGCACGTGACCCGCGGCGCACGGATGAACCCGCTGGTGAAGGCCTTTGTCGAGGCGGGCGTGCAAGCAGGCTATCCGCGCACCGGCGACTACAACGGCGAGCAACAAGAAGGGTTTGGCCCATATGACATGACCGTCTGGCGCGGCGAGCGCTGGTCGGCGGCCAAGGCCTACCTGAAGCCTGCGCTCAAGGGGCCGAACTGCGAGCTTGTGCGCGCCTTCGCGCGGCGTGTCGTCATCGAGAATGGCCGTGCCGTAGGTGTCGAGGTGGAGCGCGGTGGCAAGGTCGAGGTGGTCCGTGCGGAGGCGGAAGTCATTCTGGCAGCCAGCTCGATCAACTCGCCCAAGCTGCTGATGCTCTCCGGCATCGGTCCGGCTTCGCATCTGGCCGATCACGGTATCGAAGTGGTCGCCGACCGCGCCGGGGTGGGCCAGAACCTTCAGGATCATCTCGAACTCTACGTGCAATACGCCTCGGCGCAGCCCGTCAGCCTCTATCGCTACTGGAACCTGCTCGGCAAAGCCTATGTTGGCGCGCGCTGGCTCTTTACCCGCAGCGGTCCGGGCGCGAGCAACCAGTTCGAGAGCGCCGGGTTTATCCGTTCTGATGCCGGGGTAGACTACCCCGACATTCAATTTCACTTCCTCCCGATCGCTGTTCGCTACGACGGCCAAGCCAGCCCCGAGGGCCACGGGTTTCAGGCCCATGTCGGCCCGATGCGCTCCCCCTCCCGCGGCGAGATCACCTTGAAATCCGCCAACCCGGCAGACGCGCCCCGGATATTCTTCAATTACATGAGCGAAGAGCAGGATTGGGTCGATTTCCGCCGCTGTATCCGCCTCACCCGCGAGCTGTTCCGTCAGGAGGCCTTCAGGCCCTTCGTGAAGCACGAGATCCAGCCCGGCGATGCAGCGCAGAGCGACGAGGCGCTCGACGAGGTTATCCGCGAGCACGCCGAAAGCGCCTATCACCCCTGCGGCACCGCGCGGATGGGCCTGGTGGACGACCCGCGCTCGGTGGTTGACCCGGAATGCCGGGTGATCGGCGTGGACGGGCTGCGGCTGGCTGACAGCTCGATCTTTCCGCGCATCACCAACGGCAACCTCAATGCGCCCTCGATCATGGTCGGTGAGAAAGCCGCAGACCATATCCTCGGACGCACGCCACTCCCCCCGCAGAACGTCCAGCCGTGGATGCACCCCGCGTGGGAAACCGCCCAGCGGTAG